In Erigeron canadensis isolate Cc75 chromosome 6, C_canadensis_v1, whole genome shotgun sequence, the following are encoded in one genomic region:
- the LOC122605216 gene encoding heterogeneous nuclear ribonucleoprotein F-like isoform X1, translated as MYGSRGGMYGSGGLSDGYEIGSKRPRMMESDPYFAVSSGSSGGYKLHDHTGGLPPTTFPVVRLRGLPYNCTEVDIFKFFSGLEIVDMLLVNKNGRFLGEAFVVFTRPMHADYAVQKNRQNMGRRYVEVFKCKKQDYYNAVAAEVESEGFDPNYHDRPAPSRSKKPKDKDQMEYTQILKLRGLPFTVKKSDILNFFKNYRVADEKVHIACRPDGKVTGEAYVTFESTEAAMEAMERDRKMIGTRYVELFPSTPDEARRAESRSKQ; from the exons ATGTACGGATCCAGAGG GGGAATGTATGGGAGCGGGGGGTTATCAGATGGGTACGAGATCGGCTCAAAGAGACCAAGAATGATGGAATCCGATCCCTACTTCGCAGTGAGCAGCGGTTCAAGTGGCGGCTACAAACTACACGATCACACTGGTGGACTTCCGCCGACAACATTTCCCGTGGTTCGGCTCCGTGGTCTGCCATACAACTGCACAGAGGTAGacatcttcaagttcttttctGGGCTTGAGATAGTTGATATGCTTCTAGTCAACAAGAATGGTCGATTTCTTGGTGAGGCATTTGTAGTCTTTACCCGACCCATGCATGCTGATTATGCTGTTCAAAAGAACCGCCAAAATATGGGTCGGAGGTATGTAGAAGTTTTCAAGTGCAAGAAACAGGACTATTACAATGCAGTGGCTGCTGAGGTTGAATCTGAAGGTTTTGATCCCAATTACCATGATCGACCAGCCCCTTCACGCTCAAAGAAACCCAAAGACAAGGATCAAATGGAGTACACACAAATACTTAAGCTAAGAGGGCTCCCGTTTACGGTCAAGAAATCGGACATTctcaacttttttaaaaattatagagTTGCAGATGAGAAAGTACACATTGCTTGCAGGCCAGATGGGAAGGTAACAGGAGAGGCTTATGTGACATTTGAATCAACTGAAGCTGCTATGGAAGCCATGGAAAGAGACAGAAAAATGATTGGGACTCGGTACGTGGAGCTGTTCCCTTCAACTCCAGATGAAGCCAGGAGAGCAGAGTCTAGATCTAAGCAGTAA
- the LOC122605216 gene encoding G-rich sequence factor 1-like isoform X2, whose amino-acid sequence MLLVNKNGRFLGEAFVVFTRPMHADYAVQKNRQNMGRRYVEVFKCKKQDYYNAVAAEVESEGFDPNYHDRPAPSRSKKPKDKDQMEYTQILKLRGLPFTVKKSDILNFFKNYRVADEKVHIACRPDGKVTGEAYVTFESTEAAMEAMERDRKMIGTRYVELFPSTPDEARRAESRSKQ is encoded by the coding sequence ATGCTTCTAGTCAACAAGAATGGTCGATTTCTTGGTGAGGCATTTGTAGTCTTTACCCGACCCATGCATGCTGATTATGCTGTTCAAAAGAACCGCCAAAATATGGGTCGGAGGTATGTAGAAGTTTTCAAGTGCAAGAAACAGGACTATTACAATGCAGTGGCTGCTGAGGTTGAATCTGAAGGTTTTGATCCCAATTACCATGATCGACCAGCCCCTTCACGCTCAAAGAAACCCAAAGACAAGGATCAAATGGAGTACACACAAATACTTAAGCTAAGAGGGCTCCCGTTTACGGTCAAGAAATCGGACATTctcaacttttttaaaaattatagagTTGCAGATGAGAAAGTACACATTGCTTGCAGGCCAGATGGGAAGGTAACAGGAGAGGCTTATGTGACATTTGAATCAACTGAAGCTGCTATGGAAGCCATGGAAAGAGACAGAAAAATGATTGGGACTCGGTACGTGGAGCTGTTCCCTTCAACTCCAGATGAAGCCAGGAGAGCAGAGTCTAGATCTAAGCAGTAA
- the LOC122605996 gene encoding protein RKD5-like: MASTSQPHFLKALVAFRNLLCPELIRTVHLYRSESNSKEEEEVEREYVFHKESGYEEVNYCKQVFTLKKFDIHSQFEGLVNGVWLCIFVFQAHAWCPADINRLPTVLTISRNRKLEAIPTLADDLQTITKLSCEVGKFEQCSSESEEASKGKENKDNRYMNHHICDVDLNVLPYGLSENEESDHSVTDISGKKRRRATTKKIASLELEDLAKYFDLPIIEASKNLKVGLTVLKKKCREFGIPRWPHRKIKSLDGLISDLQEEVKRQQEEDMDAALAVAKKQKMLESERERIEKKPFMDIQRETKKFRQDIFKKRHRARALENQCRTLPLF, encoded by the exons ATGGCCTCCACCTCACAACCACATTTTCTTAAAGCTCTTGTTGCTTTTCGCAACCTCCTCTGTCCag AGCTAATTAGGACAGTGCATTTGTATCGATCCGAATCAAATtcgaaagaagaagaagaagtggaaAGAGAGTATGTTTTTCACAAAGAGAGTGGTTATGAGGAAGTTAATTATTGTAAACAAGTGTTTACTTTGAAGAAATTCGATATTCATTCGCAATTCGAAGGACTTGTGAATGGTGTTTGGCTTTGCATTTTTGTATTTCAAGCTCATGCTTGGTGTCCAGCTGATATTAATAGGCTTCCTACTGTTCTAACTATTTCTAG GAATCGAAAGTTGGAGGCAATCCCAACATTGGCTGATGATCTTCAAACAATTACTAAGTTGAGCTGTGAAGTTGGTAAGTTTGAACAATGTAGTAGTGAATCTGAGGAAGCAAGCAAAGGGAAAGAAAACAAAGACAACCGTTACATGAATCATCACATATGTGATGTGGATCTTAATGTTCTTCCTTATGGTTTATCAGAAAATGAAGAAAGTGATCATAGTGTCACAG ATATTTCAGGGAAGAAGAGAAGAAGGGCGACCACTAAAAAAATAGCTAGTCTCGAATTAGAAGATTTAGCCAAGTACTTTGACCTTCCTATCATTGAAGCTtcaaaaaacttaaaagttggACTTACAGTTCTCAAGAAGAAGTGCCGTGAGTTCGGCATTCCTCGTTGGCCACATCGGAAGATCAAATCACTAGATGGTCTCATATCTGATCTCCAG GAAGAGGTAAAACGACAGCAAGAGGAGGATATGGATGCAGCTCTAGCAGTGGCGAAGAAGCAAAAAATGCTTGAAAGTGAAAGAGAAAGAATAGAGAAGAAGCCATTCATGGACATCCAAAGAGAGACCAAGAAGTTCCGTCAAGACATATTTAAGAAAAGGCATAGAGCTAGAGCTCTTGAAAACCAATGCCGAACCTTGCCATTGTTTTAG
- the LOC122603881 gene encoding dehydrodolichyl diphosphate synthase 6-like, with the protein MEVNPIVAADNSFLKEMEKEESDGIMAKLLGGLNCRMRTLLFRVIAARPIPQHIAFILDGNRRFAKKWQLTEGGGHKAGFLSLMSVLKYCYEIGVKYVTIYAFSLDNFNRRPDEVQYVMDLMQEKIEGFLNEIKIVNKYGVRVMFIGDLKRLYEPVRVAAEKAMDATKYNTNTYLLVCVAYTSSHEIPRAIYESCQEKSSPIKVMNGNGHMNGNGHMNGGFSNGDHELGIKRVDLERHMYMGVAPDPDILVRSSGETRISNFLLWQTTNCLLYSPKALWPEMGLWQVVSAILKYQMNYKYLEKKKKQA; encoded by the exons ATGGAAGTGAATCCAATTGTTGCAGCAGACAACTCTTTTTT GAAAGAAATGGAAAAAGAAGAATCAGATGGTATAATGGCCAAGTTGTTAGGAGGCTTAAACTGCAGGATGAGAACGTTGTTGTTTCGTGTCATTGCAGCCCGTCCAATCCCACAACACATTGCCTTCATCTTAGATGGAAACCGAAGGTTTGCTAAGAAATGGCAGCTCACAGAAGGTGGAGGCCATAAAGCCGGTTTCTTATCACTCATGTCAGTACTAAAATACTGCTATGAAATAGGTGTCAAGTATGTAACCATCTATGCATTTAGTCTTGACAATTTCAATAGACGCCCGGATGAAGTTCAATACGTAATGGACTTGATGCAAGAAAAGATAGAAGgatttttaaatgaaataaaaattgTGAATAAATATGGTGTTAGAGTCATGTTTATTGGTGATTTGAAACGTTTATACGAGCCAGTAAGAGTTGCTGCAGAGAAGGCAATGGACGCAACTAAATATAACACAAATACATATCTTTTGGTATGTGTTGCATATACTTCATCCCATGAAATCCCACGAGCCATTTACGAATCTTGTCAAGAAAAGAGTAGCCCGATTAAAGTGATGAATGGAAACGGGCACATGAATGGAAACGGGCACATGAATGGTGGTTTTAGTAATGGAGATCATGAATTGGGGATCAAAAGGGTGGATCTTGAGAGACATATGTATATGGGAGTAGCTCCTGACCCTGATATTTTGGTCAGGAGCTCGGGCGAGACAAGGATAAGCAACTTCTTGTTGTGGCAAACAACCAACTGTTTGTTGTATTCGCCGAAAGCATTGTGGCCCGAGATGGGGTTATGGCAGGTGGTTTCAGCGATCTTGAAGTATCAGATGAATTATAAGTACttagaaaagaagaagaagcaggCTTAA